The following are from one region of the Cinclus cinclus chromosome 7, bCinCin1.1, whole genome shotgun sequence genome:
- the BNIP3 gene encoding BCL2/adenovirus E1B 19 kDa protein-interacting protein 3 — translation MSRQSPAEENLQGSWVELHFSSNGSGSGSSVSGGSQEQVPASLSIHNGDMEKILLDAQHESGRSSSRESSHCDSPPRSQTPQDSHRALEIESHSSGEKNSFQSEEDFLERRREVERLLRKNADWIWDWSSRPENIPPKEFLFKHPRRTATLSMRNTSVMKKGGIFSAEFLKVFLPSLLLSHLLAIGLGIYIGRRLTTTASSSTF, via the exons ATGTCGCGACAGAGCCCGGCGGAGGAGAACCTACAGG GGTCCTGGGTGGAACTGCACTTCAGCAGCAATGGCAGTGGCAGCGGCAGCTCTGTGTCTGGGGGCAGCCAGGAGCAAGTGCCAGCCTCGCTGTCCATCCACAACGGGGACATGGAGAAGATCCTGCTGGATGCCCAGCACGAGtcgggcaggagcagctccagggagagctcccaCTGTGACAG CCCTCCTCGCTCACAGACCCCCCAGGACAGCCACAGAGCCCTGGAGATAGAGAGCCACAGCAGTGGGGAGAAGAACAGCTTCCAG TCTGAGGAGGATttcctggagaggaggagggaggtggAGCGGCTGCTGAGGAAGAACGCGGATTGGATCTGGGACTGGTCCAGCCGGCCCGAGAACATCCCACCCAA GGAATTCCTCTTCAAACACCCCCGGCGCACGGCCACGCTCAGCATGAGGAACACCAGTGTCATGAAGAAAGGGGGGATATTCTCTGCAGAATTCCTGAAGGTtttcctcccatccctgctgctctctcacCTGCTGGCCATTGGACTGGG GATTTACATCGGGAGGCGCCTGACCACCacagcttccagcagcacctTCTAG